Below is a genomic region from Garciella nitratireducens DSM 15102.
TAAAAATTTTGATCATGTAAAGATTATAGGGGAAAAAGTAATTGCCCAGGCAGGAATATCCCTATCTGCTCTTGCAAAAGTTTTATTGAAAAATGAGTTAACAGGATTTGAATTTGCTAGTGGAATTCCTGGGACTTTAGGAGGCGCAGTTACTATGAATGCTGGGGCTTATGGCGGAGAGATAAAAGATGTTCTAAAAAATATAGAAGTTATGGACCAAGAAGGAAATATTTTTATTTTAGAAGGAGAAGAGATGAAATTAGAATATAGAAGCAGTGTGGTACAAGAAAAAAATTTTATTGTATTAACAGCTACTATGCAATTACAAAAGGGAAATTATGAAGAAATAAAAGAAAAAATGAGAAAATTAGATCAAATGAGGAAGACAAAACAACCTATCCAATGGCCAAGTGCAGGAAGTACTTTTAAAAGACCTAGAGGCTATTTTGCTGGAAAATTAATTCAAGATGCGGGATTAAAGGGATTTTCTATGGGAAGAGCACAAGTTTCTGATCTACATTCTGGTTTTGTTATTAATAAAGGAGGGGCGACGGCTAGAGAAGTGATTGAATTAATTGGGTATATACAGGCTACTGTAAAACAAAAGTTTGGAGTAGATTTACACACAGAGGTAAAAATTGTAGGAGAAGAATAAAGCAACTATGAAAGTTGCTTTTTTACTATGTTATACAATAAAGTAAGTAAGAGGTTTATAAGGAGGAAAACAAATGAAAATAATTGCAGATTATCATACCCATACTATATATAGTCATGGAAAAGGAAGCATCATGGATAATGTAATGATAGCTAAGAAAAAAGGATTAAAAAAAATAGCGATTGCGGATCATGGACCAAAACATATTAGTTTTGGAGTAAAAATAAAAGAATTTTCGAAAATGAGAAGAGAAATTGATCAAATAAATGATACAATAAAAGGGATAGAAGTATTAATGGGAATTGAGTCCAATATTATTGGAAAAGACGGTACTATTGATGTTCCTAAAGAATTTTTAGAATTATTTGATATTATATTAGCAGGATATCACTATGCTACTTATCCAGCTTCTTGGAAAGATGTTTATCCTTTAACCATTGTCAATGGTTTAGGAAAATTATCAAAATCTTGGGTAAAAAAAGCAGAAAAAATCAATACCGATGCTATTATTCAAGCGATGGAAAGATATCCTATTCAAATCATTACTCATCCCGGTGCAAAAATTCCTATTGATACGCATAGATTGGCTCAAGCAGCAGTAAAAACTAATACGTGGTTAGAAATTAATGCGAGTCATGGCTATTTGTCCAAAGAAATGATAGAAATTGCGAAAGAGCATAATGTAAAATTCGTGATTAGTAGTGATGCCCATATTCCAGAAATGGTAGGAGAAGTAGAAAAAGGAATTCTCACTGCACAAAGTGCAGGGCTTACAGCAAGGGATATTGTAAATGCTAAGGAAGGGGAATAAGGATGCGTTTTGTTATTATAACAGGATTGTCCGGTGCTGGAAAAAGTCAGGCAATCAAAGCTTTTGAAGATTTAGACTATTTTTGTATTGATAATCTTCCTCCTAAATTAATTCCAAAATTTACAGATTTGTGTTTAAAATCTCAAGAAAAGATTTCAAAAGTTGCTATTGTAATTGACGTAAGAGGAGGAGTTTTTTTTGATGATTTATTAAAAGAATTAGAGAATTTACGCAATGGAGAATATTCTTATGAAATTTTATTTTTAGATGCTAGTGATGAAGTATTAATCAAACGTTTTAAAGAGACTCGAAGAAGACATCCGTTAGCTTCTTCTAATTTACTTTCTGTTTCTATCCAGAAGGAAAGAAAAAAACTAGAACCTATTAAGCTTTTAGCTGATCAAATGATAGATACTTCTAACTTAAAGCCAAAAGATTTAAAAGCAAAAATCGTAGAAATTTATAAAGATAAAAATAAGAAAAGTAAGCTTCTTATTAATATTGTAAGTTTTGGTTTTAAATATGGAATTCCTTTAGATGCAGATCTGGTTTTTGATGTTCGATTCTTGCCAAATCCATTCTATATAGAAAATCTAAGGTCATTAACTGGAAAAGATGAACCTGTAAGAGAATATGTTTTACAATCTTCAGAGACTAATATTTTTCTAAAAAAATTGATAGATATGATTGATTTTCTCATTCCTTATTATATAAAAGAAGGAAAATCTCAACTAGTGATTGGGATTGGGTGCACGGGAGGAAAGCATCGTTCTGTGACTATTGCAAATTATTTATATCACCATTTAAAGGGAAAAGATCATTGGGTTATGATGAATCATAGGGATATTAATAAAGATAGCGAGGCGTTGAAAAAATGAATAAAGAAAGTAAAGAAAAAGGGCCAAAATTAGTAATTATCGGAGGAGGAACTGGTTCTTCTGTACTTCTTCGGGGATTGAAAAAATATACTTCTAATATTACTGCCATTGTAACAGTAGCTGATGATGGGGGAGGATCAGGAAAACTTAGGGAAGATTTGGGAATGCTTCCTCCTGGAGATATTCGTAGTTGTATTTTAGCTTTAGCAGATACAGAACCTATTATGGAAAAGCTTCTTCAATATCGATTTCAAGAAGGAAGTTTAAAAGGGCAAAATTTTGGAAATTTATTTATTGCAGCTATGAATGAAATTACGGGAAACTTTGAGCAAGCGGTAAAAAATATCAGTGATGTTCTAAAAGTAAAAGGGACAGTAATTCCTGTTACTTTAGAAAATATTATACTAATTGCAGAATTAGAAAATGGAGAATTCGTTCGAGGAGAATCTCAAATTCCTATTGTTGCAAAAGAGAAACAACAAAGAATAAAAAGAGTATTTATTGATCCTTCCAAGGTAGCTCCTCATCAGGATGCGATACAGGCAATTCAAGAAGCGGATGGGATTATTTTAGGTCCAGGAAGTTTATATACTAGCATTATTCCTAATCTTTTAGTAGATGGACTTTCAGACGCTATTTCTAAAGCAAAAGGAGTAAAATTTTATGTGTCTAATATTATGACACAACCAGGAGAAACTGATTGCTATACGGTGATAGATCACGTGAAAGCTATTTTAAATCATGTAAAATACAGTAATAGAAATTCTATGGTAGAATACATTATTGCGAATAATGGATCCATTCCAGAGTATCTTCTTCAAAAATATAGAGAAGATGGATCTACAATGGTTATTTATAACAATGATAAGCGATTAAAAAAATATCCTTATTCTTTTATAGTTGATGATTTTGTTGAAATAAAAAAAGACTATGTACGACATAACGCTGATAAGGTAGCACGAATTATATGTAATTTAATAAAAGAGAAAAAGCTTGCTAAAGAAGAGTTAAGCTTTACAGGTTCTATTATTTAAAATGTTTATTTTAATAGGGGGACTTTGTCCCCCACAACAAAACTAAGAATGGTATTTTAACCTAATGGGATAACAGATCTTTTCCTTTGATCAAAGATCGAAATTTCTTCTACTCCATATTTTTTTAGATAAGAGATGCCTTTTTCATATCCTGCTCCTACATCTTCAGGTCTATGGGCATCGGAGTTTATGATGAAGGGAATATTGTAATCTGTAAGACGTTTCATCATGTCTTCAGAGGGATATAGTTCTTTTACCGGTTTTCGTAATCCAGCAGTACTCATTTCTACAACTATTTTACTTTGTTTTATAAGTTCTAAAATTTCATCATAAAAGGAAAAGAGAATTAAAAGATCTTTTTGATCTGGCTTATATCCAAATACTTTGATGACATCTAAATGTCCTAGAATGTCAAATAGATGAGAAGATAGTAATTCTTTCATAATTGTAAAATATTCTTCATAGATTTTAATGATTTTTTTATTTTCCCATTTTGTTTTCATTTCAGGTAAATCAAAACCCCAATCTCCTATCCAGTGAATAGAACCTATTACATAATCCCATGGATAAGATTGTATAAAGGTTTCTATTTCTTTTTCTTTTCCTGGAACAAAGTCTAGTTCTATTCCTAATTTTACAGGCAATCCTTCTTTTTTTGCTTTTAATACCAAAGCAATATACTCTTCTATATTTTCTGTTTGTTTTTCTGCAATCCAAGGATTATATAATATTTTCTTGGATTGCTTAAAGCGATAAGCATGTTCGGAAAATCCAAGATCAGTAATATCCTTTTTTTGTGCTGTATCCCAATATTTTTTTAACCATTCTAAAGAATAAGGACCTGTTTCCAAATGTACATGATAATCAGTAATCATCCTATTCCTCCTAATTTTTATAATTCTACATAATAAGTATTGCTGACATTTTCAACTTTAATAAGCTCATCTAGGATATGATCTTCAACTTCTTTATCTACTCCAAAAATTCCAATAGCAGTTCCTCCAACTTTATTTCTACCTACTTGCATGGTACCAATATTAATTCCAGCATTTCCAAGAAGAGTTCCAAATTTTCCGATAATACCAGGTTTGTCAATATGTTCTGTAATAATTAAGTGCCCTTCTGGAATGACATCGATGGTAGAACCATTAAAATTTACAAATCGAGGACCATAACCATTGAGTAAGGTTCCGGAAATAGATTTTTCTTCTATATTTGTTGTAAGTTTTACTGTAATTAGATTGGTGAATCCATGGGTTTTATTAGAACGAATTTCTACTACTTCTATATTTCTTCTTTTTGCCATAACATCAGCATTTACATCATTTACTTCTGTAATTCCCATATGTTGTCTTAAAATTCCCTTTAAAATATTACGAGTAAGATAATCTATTTCTTCTTCTATAATATCTCCAGAATAAATTATTTCTACTTTTTGAATCCCTCCCATAATTACACTAGAAATAAAAGTCCCAAGCTTTTCAGCCAAAGGTATATAGGGTTTTAGATGATTTAAAATATCTGAAGGTAGGGAAGGCATATTAATAGCATTTTTATAAGGAACTCCTGCTAAATAGTGATAAACTTCCTTTGCTACATCAATAGCTACATTTAACTGGGCTTCTTTTGTAGAAGCACCTAAGTGTGGAGTAGTGATTACCTTAGGATGATCTAAAAGAGGACTATCTAAAGGTGGCTCTTTTTCAAATACATCTATAGTAGCAGCTTCTACAATTCCTTCATTTAATGCTTTTATAAGAGCTTCTTCACGAATGATTCCTCCACGGGCACAGTTTACAATACGAATTCCCTTTTTCATAAGTGAAAATTGCTTATCATCAATCATATATTTGGTTTCTTTGGTAAGAGGGGTATGCACGGTAAGAAAATCTGCTTGACGTAAAACTTCTTCTAAAGATTTTAATTGTATTCCATTTTTTTGAGCTTGTTCTTCCGTAGTAAAAGGATCATAGCCGATAAGGATCATATTAAATGCTTTTGCTCTTTTTGCTACTTCTAAGCCAATTCGTCCTAAACCAATAATTCCTAATACTTTATTATTTAATTCTACTCCTACATATTTCTTACGATTCCATTGCTTTTGCGTTAAATCATTATGAGCTTGAGGGATCCATCTAGACATAGATAGAAGCATTGCTAAAGTATGTTCACAAGCAGAAATGGTATTTCCATCCGGAGCGTTAATCACTGCAATTCCATGTTCGGTAGCAGCTTTAATATCAATATTATCCACTCCTACACCAGCTCGACCAATAACCAATAAATGTTTCCCGGCTTCTATAATTTCTTTTGTTACTTTAGTTTGACTTCTTACCAATAATCCTTGATATTCACCAATGATAGATTTTAATTCTTGTGAATTTAAATCAGTTTTGATGTCTACTTGTATATCTTCCGCATCCAATAAACTCTTTAGCCCAACTTCAGAGATGGGATCACTAACCAATATTTTTATCATTGCACCAAACCTCCTCTGCTGCTTTGATTCCAGCACCTAATGAGATAGGGTATCCTATTTGTTTTAATGCCATTTCTAAAGCACTAATCGTTGTTAGAATATCTAAAGGATGAATATATCCCAAATGACCAATACGGAAAATTTTACCTTTTAAATCTTGTTGTCCTCCTGCTACCTCTACTTTATAATCTTCTCTTAATATTTTTCTCAATTGTTCTACATCTAGTTGATTATTACCCTTAATAGCAGTTACAGTGCAGGAAGCAGCTTCTTCTTCTTGTACAAATAATTCTAAATTTAAAGCTTTTACTGCTGCTCTTACCATGTCTCGGATTAATTGATGTCTTTTAAATCCATTTTCTAATCCTTCTTCTTTGATCAAATCTAGAGATTTAGAAAGACCATATACCAAAGATACAGGTCCTGTATAAGGAGTAGTTCGATCTTTTATTTTTTTTCTATAGGCTAGTAAA
It encodes:
- the rapZ gene encoding RNase adapter RapZ, whose translation is MRFVIITGLSGAGKSQAIKAFEDLDYFCIDNLPPKLIPKFTDLCLKSQEKISKVAIVIDVRGGVFFDDLLKELENLRNGEYSYEILFLDASDEVLIKRFKETRRRHPLASSNLLSVSIQKERKKLEPIKLLADQMIDTSNLKPKDLKAKIVEIYKDKNKKSKLLINIVSFGFKYGIPLDADLVFDVRFLPNPFYIENLRSLTGKDEPVREYVLQSSETNIFLKKLIDMIDFLIPYYIKEGKSQLVIGIGCTGGKHRSVTIANYLYHHLKGKDHWVMMNHRDINKDSEALKK
- the murB gene encoding UDP-N-acetylmuramate dehydrogenase; this encodes MDNKIYTLLSGIVDKEQILIDEPMRNHTSFKIGGPADFLVLPKSVIEIQNIVKICKKENIPFFVIGNGTDLLVRDKGIRGVVLKIAKNFDHVKIIGEKVIAQAGISLSALAKVLLKNELTGFEFASGIPGTLGGAVTMNAGAYGGEIKDVLKNIEVMDQEGNIFILEGEEMKLEYRSSVVQEKNFIVLTATMQLQKGNYEEIKEKMRKLDQMRKTKQPIQWPSAGSTFKRPRGYFAGKLIQDAGLKGFSMGRAQVSDLHSGFVINKGGATAREVIELIGYIQATVKQKFGVDLHTEVKIVGEE
- a CDS encoding histidinol-phosphatase HisJ family protein; translated protein: MITDYHVHLETGPYSLEWLKKYWDTAQKKDITDLGFSEHAYRFKQSKKILYNPWIAEKQTENIEEYIALVLKAKKEGLPVKLGIELDFVPGKEKEIETFIQSYPWDYVIGSIHWIGDWGFDLPEMKTKWENKKIIKIYEEYFTIMKELLSSHLFDILGHLDVIKVFGYKPDQKDLLILFSFYDEILELIKQSKIVVEMSTAGLRKPVKELYPSEDMMKRLTDYNIPFIINSDAHRPEDVGAGYEKGISYLKKYGVEEISIFDQRKRSVIPLG
- a CDS encoding PHP domain-containing protein, whose translation is MKIIADYHTHTIYSHGKGSIMDNVMIAKKKGLKKIAIADHGPKHISFGVKIKEFSKMRREIDQINDTIKGIEVLMGIESNIIGKDGTIDVPKEFLELFDIILAGYHYATYPASWKDVYPLTIVNGLGKLSKSWVKKAEKINTDAIIQAMERYPIQIITHPGAKIPIDTHRLAQAAVKTNTWLEINASHGYLSKEMIEIAKEHNVKFVISSDAHIPEMVGEVEKGILTAQSAGLTARDIVNAKEGE
- the serA gene encoding phosphoglycerate dehydrogenase yields the protein MIKILVSDPISEVGLKSLLDAEDIQVDIKTDLNSQELKSIIGEYQGLLVRSQTKVTKEIIEAGKHLLVIGRAGVGVDNIDIKAATEHGIAVINAPDGNTISACEHTLAMLLSMSRWIPQAHNDLTQKQWNRKKYVGVELNNKVLGIIGLGRIGLEVAKRAKAFNMILIGYDPFTTEEQAQKNGIQLKSLEEVLRQADFLTVHTPLTKETKYMIDDKQFSLMKKGIRIVNCARGGIIREEALIKALNEGIVEAATIDVFEKEPPLDSPLLDHPKVITTPHLGASTKEAQLNVAIDVAKEVYHYLAGVPYKNAINMPSLPSDILNHLKPYIPLAEKLGTFISSVIMGGIQKVEIIYSGDIIEEEIDYLTRNILKGILRQHMGITEVNDVNADVMAKRRNIEVVEIRSNKTHGFTNLITVKLTTNIEEKSISGTLLNGYGPRFVNFNGSTIDVIPEGHLIITEHIDKPGIIGKFGTLLGNAGINIGTMQVGRNKVGGTAIGIFGVDKEVEDHILDELIKVENVSNTYYVEL
- a CDS encoding gluconeogenesis factor YvcK family protein; this encodes MNKESKEKGPKLVIIGGGTGSSVLLRGLKKYTSNITAIVTVADDGGGSGKLREDLGMLPPGDIRSCILALADTEPIMEKLLQYRFQEGSLKGQNFGNLFIAAMNEITGNFEQAVKNISDVLKVKGTVIPVTLENIILIAELENGEFVRGESQIPIVAKEKQQRIKRVFIDPSKVAPHQDAIQAIQEADGIILGPGSLYTSIIPNLLVDGLSDAISKAKGVKFYVSNIMTQPGETDCYTVIDHVKAILNHVKYSNRNSMVEYIIANNGSIPEYLLQKYREDGSTMVIYNNDKRLKKYPYSFIVDDFVEIKKDYVRHNADKVARIICNLIKEKKLAKEELSFTGSII